From the Billgrantia sulfidoxydans genome, one window contains:
- the mmsB gene encoding 3-hydroxyisobutyrate dehydrogenase has product MKIAFIGLGNMGAPMALNLVKAGHEVSVFDLVDAAMRRLEEAGARAGASAEDATRGAEVVISMLPAGQHVRRLYIGQPEAPGLFGALEGKPLIIDASTISPEDARTVGEAAAERGLTYLDAPVSGGVGGAQAGTLTFIVGGSQAGFEQARPVLEGMGKNIFHAGEIGAGQVAKICNNMLLGILMSGTAEALALGVKNGLDPAVLSEIMKQSSGGNWALNVYNPWPGVMEGSAASRDYQGGFLTDLMAKDLGLAWELALGCKATVPMGSQARNLFALHAAQGNGGLDFSSIQKLYRSGEES; this is encoded by the coding sequence ATGAAAATCGCCTTTATCGGCCTGGGCAACATGGGTGCCCCGATGGCCCTCAATCTGGTCAAGGCCGGCCATGAGGTCAGCGTCTTCGACCTGGTCGATGCCGCCATGCGGCGCCTCGAAGAGGCCGGAGCCCGGGCCGGTGCCAGTGCCGAGGACGCGACCCGCGGGGCCGAGGTGGTCATCTCGATGCTGCCGGCCGGCCAGCACGTTCGGCGCCTCTACATCGGTCAGCCGGAGGCGCCGGGACTGTTCGGTGCGCTCGAAGGCAAGCCGCTGATCATCGATGCTTCCACCATTTCGCCGGAGGATGCACGCACCGTGGGCGAGGCTGCCGCCGAGCGCGGGCTGACCTACCTCGATGCCCCGGTCTCCGGCGGCGTGGGTGGCGCCCAGGCCGGCACCCTGACCTTCATCGTCGGTGGCAGCCAGGCCGGCTTCGAGCAGGCCAGGCCGGTGCTCGAGGGCATGGGCAAGAACATCTTCCACGCCGGTGAGATCGGCGCCGGGCAGGTGGCCAAGATCTGCAACAACATGCTGCTCGGCATCCTCATGAGCGGCACCGCCGAGGCCCTGGCCCTGGGGGTCAAGAACGGCCTCGACCCCGCCGTGCTCTCGGAGATCATGAAGCAGAGCAGCGGCGGCAACTGGGCGCTCAACGTCTACAACCCCTGGCCCGGGGTGATGGAGGGTTCCGCCGCCTCGCGCGACTACCAAGGCGGCTTCCTCACCGACCTGATGGCCAAGGATCTCGGGCTGGCGTGGGAGCTGGCGCTGGGCTGCAAGGCCACGGTGCCGATGGGCTCCCAGGCGCGCAACCTGTTTGCGCTGCACGCGGCCCAGGGCAACGGCGGGCTGGACTTTTCCAGTATTCAGAAGCTTTACCGCTCGGGCGAGGAGAGCTGA